A stretch of Coturnix japonica isolate 7356 chromosome 11, Coturnix japonica 2.1, whole genome shotgun sequence DNA encodes these proteins:
- the FCSK gene encoding L-fucose kinase isoform X4, whose amino-acid sequence MAACVEWTAIVLTCRRGGGGAAVQRELELRCLRGALGRRPVLVLALEDPWSGVGSGGATLNAVLVAAEHLSARAGRTVVSADVLKESRILILHTGREFSFDDCGRAFTCLPALQPRAAAEALVCNLDSLLGTVTRRLCVGSPPGVWVCSTDMLLNVPSEPDIDWDGFQGVRVIAVPGSQAYARNHGVYLADEQGLVRDIIYKGTEAQIQQCAGPDGTVPLVCGVVFFSSSAAEQLLATHVIPPLDACTYMGLDSGAPPIQLSLFFDIVLSMAGGVTEEEFVRGGGDASVRSARSVLWTALRAFPLSMACIPDASYDYLTTAASDHIRSLTLLPSSTSHLRFCKTAHSHVDQPLLLEDGSSVTNCLLEGAVRLAAGSVIQHCHLQGPLEIGPGCLLTGLTVGSSPVLQGCPLRDVVLQGHHVRLRDLPCRVFTLSGRLDNWQSPAEEATYLNIPWAEFFHQTGIRKGDLWEAEMPQKDRCLLTARLFPVLHASEALGLEDVLWMLAPAASGERLARWRAAWRMSWQELLPCLDKAAELGTRRDLFFLQGQHKVQRVLLGHQDSSLLPLIRSAVHEGYQEALLGTLDEVASTADDAGIAARALACIADVLGCMAHGEGGLRSGPAANREWASAFGRLESGDIAGGVRELAAERQKWMSSPALLVRAARHYEGAEQILIRQAVMSSCQFVTVCPVELPPLGHWVQVACPARLDLSGGWSDTPPITYEHGGAVVDVAVLVDGCRPIGARVRRISEPELRLASLGGTPWGEAAVELVCHELGDLGNYCQPHAPGALLKAAFICTEIVQFPSQKPLRDQLMENFGGGFEVHTWSRLPHGSGLGTSSILAGAVMAALYRAAGKVAGTESLIHAVLHLEQRLTTGGGWQDQVGGLVSGIKIGRSEARLPLRVEVEEILVPEGFAQILSDHLLLVYTGKTRLARNLLQDVVRNWYARLPSIVQNADALVNNAEECARALRQGNLQLIGKCLDVYWQQKKCMAPGCEPLAVRRMMDALQPYVYGQCLAGAGGGGFLYVLTKDPQQKETLHQILAKTEGLGNFSIHSIEVDTGGFSMEVVGCDPNSSARPGEDVAT is encoded by the exons ATGGCGGCGTGTGTGGAGTGGACGGCGATCGTGCTGACCTgccggcggggcggcggcggggcggctgTGCAGAGAG agctggagctgcggTGTCTGCGGGGCGCTCTGGGCCGGCGGCCCGTCCTGGTGCTGGCGCTGGAGGATCCGTGGTCCGGCGTGGGGAGCGGCGGGGCCACGTTGAACGCGGTGCTGGTGGCGGCCGAGCACCTCAGCGCCCGCGCGGGACGCACG GTGGTGAGCGCCGACGTGCTGAAGGAGTCCCGCATCCTCATCCTGCACACG GGCCGCGAGTTTTCCTTCGACGACTGCGGCCGGGCCTTCACCTGCCTGCCCGCACTGCAGCCCCGCGCCGCGGCCGAGGCGCTGGTGTGCAACCTGGACAGTCTGCTGGGCACCGTCACACGGCGG CTCTGCGTGGGCTCCCCGCCGGGCGTGTGGGTCTGCAGCACCGACATGCTGCTCAACGTGCCCTCCGAGCCAG ACATTGACTGGGATGGCTTCCAAGGGGTCCGAGTGATTGCGGTGCCCGGCAGCCAGGCGTATGCGAGGAACCACGGCGTGTACCTTGCTGATGAGCAG GGCCTGGTACGTGACATCATCTACAAAGGCACAGAGGCTCAGATCCAGCAGTGTGCAGGGCCCGACGGCACCGTCCCGCTG GTCTGTGGGGTGGTTTTCTTCTCCTCGAGCGCCGCTGAGCAGCTTCTGGCCACCCATGTCATCCCTCCCCTGGACGCCTGCACCTACATGGGGCTGGACTCGGGGGCACCACCCATCCAG CTCTCCCTTTTCTTTGACATCGTGCTGAGCATGGCTGGGGGGGTGACAGAGGAGGAATTTGTGAGGGGTGGTGGTGATGCCAGCGTGAGGAGTGCCCGCTCTGTGCTCTGGACAGCTCTCCGTGCCTTCCCTCTGAGCATGG CCTGCATTCCTGATGCATCCTATGACTACTTGACCACAGCTGCGAGCGACCACATCCGAAGCCTGACACTCTTGCCCAGCTCCACCAGCCACCTTCGCTTCTGCAAAACTGCCCATTCCCATGTGGAT CAGCCCTTGCTCCTGGAGGATGGCTCCTCTGTCACCAACTGCCTGCTGGAAGGAGCCGTGCGGCTGGCGGCCGGCAGCGTCATCCAGCACTGTCACCTCCAG gGCCCCCTGGAGATCGGTCCCGGCTGCCTCCTCACAGGCCTCACCGTAGGCTCCTcaccagtgctgcagggctgccccctGCGTGATGTGGTCCTGCAGGGCCACCATGTCCGTCTGCGTGACCTGCCCTGCCGCGTCTTCACGCTCAGTGGCCGCCTCGACAACTGGCAG AGTCCTGCTGAAGAGGCCACTTACTTGAACATCCCCTGGGCAGAGTTTTTTCATCAGACGGGCATACG CAAAGGGGACCTCTGGGAAGCTGAGATGCCACAGAAAGATCGCTGCCTGCTGACTGCCCGTCTCTTCCCAGTGCTGCACGCTTCTGAGGCGCTGGGGCTGGAGGACGTGCTGTGGATGCTGGCCCCAGCAGCATCGGGCGAGAGGCTGGCACGCTGGCGAGCAGCCTGGCGCATGTcatggcaggagctgctgccctgcctggacaaggcagctgagctgggcacCCGCCGGGACCTCTTCTTCCTACAGGGCCAGCACAAGGTGCAGCGTGTGCTGCTGGGCCACCAGgacagcagcctcctgccacTCATCCGCAGCGCCGTCCATGAGGGTTACCAGGAGGCCTTGCTGGGCACGCTGGATGAGG TTGCCTCTACAGCTGACGACGCAGGCATCGCAGCCCGGGCACTCGCCTGCATTGCTGatgtcctgggctgcatggcACACGGGGAAGGGGGCTTGAGGAGCGGACCTGCTGCCAACAGGGAGTGGGCTTCAGCTTTCGGCCGCCTGGAGAGTGGTGACATTGCTGGCGGGGTGCGAGAGCTGGCAGCCGAGCGGCAGAAGTGGATGAGCAG TCCAGCCCTGCTggtgagagcagctcggcaCTACGAAGGGGCCGAGCAGATCCTCATCCGGCAGGCTGTGATGTCCTCGTGCCAGTTTGTCACCGTGTGTCCAGTGGAGCTGCCACCCCTGGGGCACTGGGTGCAGGTGGCATGTCCAGCCCGCCTGGACCTCTCCG ggggctggagcgACACTCCTCCCATCACATATGAGCATGGCGGGGCCGTGGTGGACGTGGCGGTGCTGGTGGATGGGTGCCGACCCATTGGTGCCCGGGTGCGGCGCATCAGTGAGCCAGAGCTGCGCCTGGCCAGCCTCGGTGGGACGCCATGGGGAGAGGCGGCGGTGGAGCTGGTGTGCCACGAGCTGGGGGACTTGGGGAATTACTGCCAGCCACACGCACCAG gaGCCTTGCTCAAGGCTGCCTTCATATGCACAGAGATCGTACAGTTCCCTTCACAAAAGCCCTTGCGGGATCAGCTGATGGAGAACTTTGGAGGTGGCTTTGAGGTGCACACCTGGTCCAGGCTGCCGCACGGGTCTGGCCTCG GCACCAGCAGCATCCTCGCTGGAGCAGTGATGGCAGCACTGTACCGGGCAGCTGGGAAGGTTGCTGGCACCGAGTCCCTCatccatgctgtgctgcatctgGAGCAGAGGCTCACGACAG GTGGAGGTTGGCAGGACCAGGTGGGTGGGCTGGTGTCTGGCATCAAGATCGGGAGGTCGGAGGCCCGGCTGCCACTCAGGGTGGAGGTGGAGGAGATCCTGGTGCCTGAAGGCTTTGCACAGATCCTCAGTGACCACTTGCTGCTGGTTTACACGGGGAAGACTCGCCTGGCTCGCAACCTGCTCCAG GACGTGGTGAGGAACTGGTATGCCAGGCTGCCTTCCATCGTACAAAATGCTGATGCTCTGGTGAATAACGCCGAGGAGTGCGCCCGGGCCTTGAGGCAAG GAAACCTGCAGCTCATTGGCAAGTGCCTGGACGTCTACtggcagcagaagaaatgtatgGCCCCAGGCTGTGAGCCGCTGGCTGTCAGGCGCATGATGGATGCTCTGCAGCCTTATGTCTACGGGCAGTGCTTggctggggctggtggtggcGGCTTCCTTTACGTCTTAACCAAAGACCCTCAGCAAAAAGAGACTTTGCACCAAATCCTAGCAAAAACAGAG GGCCTGGGCAACTTCAGCATTCACAGCATTGAGGTGGACACCGGAGGTTTCTccatggaggtggtgggatGTGATCCTAACAGCAGCGCTCGCCCTGGAGAGGATGTGGCCACGTGA
- the FCSK gene encoding L-fucose kinase isoform X1, producing MAACVEWTAIVLTCRRGGGGAAVQRELELRCLRGALGRRPVLVLALEDPWSGVGSGGATLNAVLVAAEHLSARAGRTVRTDGAGRGRSFRTHCALPPPCRLSRPADPRVPQVVSADVLKESRILILHTGREFSFDDCGRAFTCLPALQPRAAAEALVCNLDSLLGTVTRRLCVGSPPGVWVCSTDMLLNVPSEPDIDWDGFQGVRVIAVPGSQAYARNHGVYLADEQGLVRDIIYKGTEAQIQQCAGPDGTVPLVCGVVFFSSSAAEQLLATHVIPPLDACTYMGLDSGAPPIQLSLFFDIVLSMAGGVTEEEFVRGGGDASVRSARSVLWTALRAFPLSMACIPDASYDYLTTAASDHIRSLTLLPSSTSHLRFCKTAHSHVDQPLLLEDGSSVTNCLLEGAVRLAAGSVIQHCHLQGPLEIGPGCLLTGLTVGSSPVLQGCPLRDVVLQGHHVRLRDLPCRVFTLSGRLDNWQSPAEEATYLNIPWAEFFHQTGIRKGDLWEAEMPQKDRCLLTARLFPVLHASEALGLEDVLWMLAPAASGERLARWRAAWRMSWQELLPCLDKAAELGTRRDLFFLQGQHKVQRVLLGHQDSSLLPLIRSAVHEGYQEALLGTLDEVASTADDAGIAARALACIADVLGCMAHGEGGLRSGPAANREWASAFGRLESGDIAGGVRELAAERQKWMSSPALLVRAARHYEGAEQILIRQAVMSSCQFVTVCPVELPPLGHWVQVACPARLDLSGGWSDTPPITYEHGGAVVDVAVLVDGCRPIGARVRRISEPELRLASLGGTPWGEAAVELVCHELGDLGNYCQPHAPGALLKAAFICTEIVQFPSQKPLRDQLMENFGGGFEVHTWSRLPHGSGLGTSSILAGAVMAALYRAAGKVAGTESLIHAVLHLEQRLTTGGGWQDQVGGLVSGIKIGRSEARLPLRVEVEEILVPEGFAQILSDHLLLVYTGKTRLARNLLQDVVRNWYARLPSIVQNADALVNNAEECARALRQGNLQLIGKCLDVYWQQKKCMAPGCEPLAVRRMMDALQPYVYGQCLAGAGGGGFLYVLTKDPQQKETLHQILAKTEGLGNFSIHSIEVDTGGFSMEVVGCDPNSSARPGEDVAT from the exons ATGGCGGCGTGTGTGGAGTGGACGGCGATCGTGCTGACCTgccggcggggcggcggcggggcggctgTGCAGAGAG agctggagctgcggTGTCTGCGGGGCGCTCTGGGCCGGCGGCCCGTCCTGGTGCTGGCGCTGGAGGATCCGTGGTCCGGCGTGGGGAGCGGCGGGGCCACGTTGAACGCGGTGCTGGTGGCGGCCGAGCACCTCAGCGCCCGCGCGGGACGCACGGTGCGGACGGACGGGGCCGGACGGGGCCGGTCGTTCCGCACACACTGCGCACTGCCCCCCCCCTGCCGCCTTTCCCGTCCCGCTGATCCGCGTGTCCCGCAGGTGGTGAGCGCCGACGTGCTGAAGGAGTCCCGCATCCTCATCCTGCACACG GGCCGCGAGTTTTCCTTCGACGACTGCGGCCGGGCCTTCACCTGCCTGCCCGCACTGCAGCCCCGCGCCGCGGCCGAGGCGCTGGTGTGCAACCTGGACAGTCTGCTGGGCACCGTCACACGGCGG CTCTGCGTGGGCTCCCCGCCGGGCGTGTGGGTCTGCAGCACCGACATGCTGCTCAACGTGCCCTCCGAGCCAG ACATTGACTGGGATGGCTTCCAAGGGGTCCGAGTGATTGCGGTGCCCGGCAGCCAGGCGTATGCGAGGAACCACGGCGTGTACCTTGCTGATGAGCAG GGCCTGGTACGTGACATCATCTACAAAGGCACAGAGGCTCAGATCCAGCAGTGTGCAGGGCCCGACGGCACCGTCCCGCTG GTCTGTGGGGTGGTTTTCTTCTCCTCGAGCGCCGCTGAGCAGCTTCTGGCCACCCATGTCATCCCTCCCCTGGACGCCTGCACCTACATGGGGCTGGACTCGGGGGCACCACCCATCCAG CTCTCCCTTTTCTTTGACATCGTGCTGAGCATGGCTGGGGGGGTGACAGAGGAGGAATTTGTGAGGGGTGGTGGTGATGCCAGCGTGAGGAGTGCCCGCTCTGTGCTCTGGACAGCTCTCCGTGCCTTCCCTCTGAGCATGG CCTGCATTCCTGATGCATCCTATGACTACTTGACCACAGCTGCGAGCGACCACATCCGAAGCCTGACACTCTTGCCCAGCTCCACCAGCCACCTTCGCTTCTGCAAAACTGCCCATTCCCATGTGGAT CAGCCCTTGCTCCTGGAGGATGGCTCCTCTGTCACCAACTGCCTGCTGGAAGGAGCCGTGCGGCTGGCGGCCGGCAGCGTCATCCAGCACTGTCACCTCCAG gGCCCCCTGGAGATCGGTCCCGGCTGCCTCCTCACAGGCCTCACCGTAGGCTCCTcaccagtgctgcagggctgccccctGCGTGATGTGGTCCTGCAGGGCCACCATGTCCGTCTGCGTGACCTGCCCTGCCGCGTCTTCACGCTCAGTGGCCGCCTCGACAACTGGCAG AGTCCTGCTGAAGAGGCCACTTACTTGAACATCCCCTGGGCAGAGTTTTTTCATCAGACGGGCATACG CAAAGGGGACCTCTGGGAAGCTGAGATGCCACAGAAAGATCGCTGCCTGCTGACTGCCCGTCTCTTCCCAGTGCTGCACGCTTCTGAGGCGCTGGGGCTGGAGGACGTGCTGTGGATGCTGGCCCCAGCAGCATCGGGCGAGAGGCTGGCACGCTGGCGAGCAGCCTGGCGCATGTcatggcaggagctgctgccctgcctggacaaggcagctgagctgggcacCCGCCGGGACCTCTTCTTCCTACAGGGCCAGCACAAGGTGCAGCGTGTGCTGCTGGGCCACCAGgacagcagcctcctgccacTCATCCGCAGCGCCGTCCATGAGGGTTACCAGGAGGCCTTGCTGGGCACGCTGGATGAGG TTGCCTCTACAGCTGACGACGCAGGCATCGCAGCCCGGGCACTCGCCTGCATTGCTGatgtcctgggctgcatggcACACGGGGAAGGGGGCTTGAGGAGCGGACCTGCTGCCAACAGGGAGTGGGCTTCAGCTTTCGGCCGCCTGGAGAGTGGTGACATTGCTGGCGGGGTGCGAGAGCTGGCAGCCGAGCGGCAGAAGTGGATGAGCAG TCCAGCCCTGCTggtgagagcagctcggcaCTACGAAGGGGCCGAGCAGATCCTCATCCGGCAGGCTGTGATGTCCTCGTGCCAGTTTGTCACCGTGTGTCCAGTGGAGCTGCCACCCCTGGGGCACTGGGTGCAGGTGGCATGTCCAGCCCGCCTGGACCTCTCCG ggggctggagcgACACTCCTCCCATCACATATGAGCATGGCGGGGCCGTGGTGGACGTGGCGGTGCTGGTGGATGGGTGCCGACCCATTGGTGCCCGGGTGCGGCGCATCAGTGAGCCAGAGCTGCGCCTGGCCAGCCTCGGTGGGACGCCATGGGGAGAGGCGGCGGTGGAGCTGGTGTGCCACGAGCTGGGGGACTTGGGGAATTACTGCCAGCCACACGCACCAG gaGCCTTGCTCAAGGCTGCCTTCATATGCACAGAGATCGTACAGTTCCCTTCACAAAAGCCCTTGCGGGATCAGCTGATGGAGAACTTTGGAGGTGGCTTTGAGGTGCACACCTGGTCCAGGCTGCCGCACGGGTCTGGCCTCG GCACCAGCAGCATCCTCGCTGGAGCAGTGATGGCAGCACTGTACCGGGCAGCTGGGAAGGTTGCTGGCACCGAGTCCCTCatccatgctgtgctgcatctgGAGCAGAGGCTCACGACAG GTGGAGGTTGGCAGGACCAGGTGGGTGGGCTGGTGTCTGGCATCAAGATCGGGAGGTCGGAGGCCCGGCTGCCACTCAGGGTGGAGGTGGAGGAGATCCTGGTGCCTGAAGGCTTTGCACAGATCCTCAGTGACCACTTGCTGCTGGTTTACACGGGGAAGACTCGCCTGGCTCGCAACCTGCTCCAG GACGTGGTGAGGAACTGGTATGCCAGGCTGCCTTCCATCGTACAAAATGCTGATGCTCTGGTGAATAACGCCGAGGAGTGCGCCCGGGCCTTGAGGCAAG GAAACCTGCAGCTCATTGGCAAGTGCCTGGACGTCTACtggcagcagaagaaatgtatgGCCCCAGGCTGTGAGCCGCTGGCTGTCAGGCGCATGATGGATGCTCTGCAGCCTTATGTCTACGGGCAGTGCTTggctggggctggtggtggcGGCTTCCTTTACGTCTTAACCAAAGACCCTCAGCAAAAAGAGACTTTGCACCAAATCCTAGCAAAAACAGAG GGCCTGGGCAACTTCAGCATTCACAGCATTGAGGTGGACACCGGAGGTTTCTccatggaggtggtgggatGTGATCCTAACAGCAGCGCTCGCCCTGGAGAGGATGTGGCCACGTGA
- the FCSK gene encoding L-fucose kinase isoform X2, with amino-acid sequence MAACVEWTAIVLTCRRGGGGAAVQRELELRCLRGALGRRPVLVLALEDPWSGVGSGGATLNAVLVAAEHLSARAGRTVRTDGAGRGRSFRTHCALPPPCRLSRPADPRVPQVGREFSFDDCGRAFTCLPALQPRAAAEALVCNLDSLLGTVTRRLCVGSPPGVWVCSTDMLLNVPSEPDIDWDGFQGVRVIAVPGSQAYARNHGVYLADEQGLVRDIIYKGTEAQIQQCAGPDGTVPLVCGVVFFSSSAAEQLLATHVIPPLDACTYMGLDSGAPPIQLSLFFDIVLSMAGGVTEEEFVRGGGDASVRSARSVLWTALRAFPLSMACIPDASYDYLTTAASDHIRSLTLLPSSTSHLRFCKTAHSHVDQPLLLEDGSSVTNCLLEGAVRLAAGSVIQHCHLQGPLEIGPGCLLTGLTVGSSPVLQGCPLRDVVLQGHHVRLRDLPCRVFTLSGRLDNWQSPAEEATYLNIPWAEFFHQTGIRKGDLWEAEMPQKDRCLLTARLFPVLHASEALGLEDVLWMLAPAASGERLARWRAAWRMSWQELLPCLDKAAELGTRRDLFFLQGQHKVQRVLLGHQDSSLLPLIRSAVHEGYQEALLGTLDEVASTADDAGIAARALACIADVLGCMAHGEGGLRSGPAANREWASAFGRLESGDIAGGVRELAAERQKWMSSPALLVRAARHYEGAEQILIRQAVMSSCQFVTVCPVELPPLGHWVQVACPARLDLSGGWSDTPPITYEHGGAVVDVAVLVDGCRPIGARVRRISEPELRLASLGGTPWGEAAVELVCHELGDLGNYCQPHAPGALLKAAFICTEIVQFPSQKPLRDQLMENFGGGFEVHTWSRLPHGSGLGTSSILAGAVMAALYRAAGKVAGTESLIHAVLHLEQRLTTGGGWQDQVGGLVSGIKIGRSEARLPLRVEVEEILVPEGFAQILSDHLLLVYTGKTRLARNLLQDVVRNWYARLPSIVQNADALVNNAEECARALRQGNLQLIGKCLDVYWQQKKCMAPGCEPLAVRRMMDALQPYVYGQCLAGAGGGGFLYVLTKDPQQKETLHQILAKTEGLGNFSIHSIEVDTGGFSMEVVGCDPNSSARPGEDVAT; translated from the exons ATGGCGGCGTGTGTGGAGTGGACGGCGATCGTGCTGACCTgccggcggggcggcggcggggcggctgTGCAGAGAG agctggagctgcggTGTCTGCGGGGCGCTCTGGGCCGGCGGCCCGTCCTGGTGCTGGCGCTGGAGGATCCGTGGTCCGGCGTGGGGAGCGGCGGGGCCACGTTGAACGCGGTGCTGGTGGCGGCCGAGCACCTCAGCGCCCGCGCGGGACGCACGGTGCGGACGGACGGGGCCGGACGGGGCCGGTCGTTCCGCACACACTGCGCACTGCCCCCCCCCTGCCGCCTTTCCCGTCCCGCTGATCCGCGTGTCCCGCAGGTG GGCCGCGAGTTTTCCTTCGACGACTGCGGCCGGGCCTTCACCTGCCTGCCCGCACTGCAGCCCCGCGCCGCGGCCGAGGCGCTGGTGTGCAACCTGGACAGTCTGCTGGGCACCGTCACACGGCGG CTCTGCGTGGGCTCCCCGCCGGGCGTGTGGGTCTGCAGCACCGACATGCTGCTCAACGTGCCCTCCGAGCCAG ACATTGACTGGGATGGCTTCCAAGGGGTCCGAGTGATTGCGGTGCCCGGCAGCCAGGCGTATGCGAGGAACCACGGCGTGTACCTTGCTGATGAGCAG GGCCTGGTACGTGACATCATCTACAAAGGCACAGAGGCTCAGATCCAGCAGTGTGCAGGGCCCGACGGCACCGTCCCGCTG GTCTGTGGGGTGGTTTTCTTCTCCTCGAGCGCCGCTGAGCAGCTTCTGGCCACCCATGTCATCCCTCCCCTGGACGCCTGCACCTACATGGGGCTGGACTCGGGGGCACCACCCATCCAG CTCTCCCTTTTCTTTGACATCGTGCTGAGCATGGCTGGGGGGGTGACAGAGGAGGAATTTGTGAGGGGTGGTGGTGATGCCAGCGTGAGGAGTGCCCGCTCTGTGCTCTGGACAGCTCTCCGTGCCTTCCCTCTGAGCATGG CCTGCATTCCTGATGCATCCTATGACTACTTGACCACAGCTGCGAGCGACCACATCCGAAGCCTGACACTCTTGCCCAGCTCCACCAGCCACCTTCGCTTCTGCAAAACTGCCCATTCCCATGTGGAT CAGCCCTTGCTCCTGGAGGATGGCTCCTCTGTCACCAACTGCCTGCTGGAAGGAGCCGTGCGGCTGGCGGCCGGCAGCGTCATCCAGCACTGTCACCTCCAG gGCCCCCTGGAGATCGGTCCCGGCTGCCTCCTCACAGGCCTCACCGTAGGCTCCTcaccagtgctgcagggctgccccctGCGTGATGTGGTCCTGCAGGGCCACCATGTCCGTCTGCGTGACCTGCCCTGCCGCGTCTTCACGCTCAGTGGCCGCCTCGACAACTGGCAG AGTCCTGCTGAAGAGGCCACTTACTTGAACATCCCCTGGGCAGAGTTTTTTCATCAGACGGGCATACG CAAAGGGGACCTCTGGGAAGCTGAGATGCCACAGAAAGATCGCTGCCTGCTGACTGCCCGTCTCTTCCCAGTGCTGCACGCTTCTGAGGCGCTGGGGCTGGAGGACGTGCTGTGGATGCTGGCCCCAGCAGCATCGGGCGAGAGGCTGGCACGCTGGCGAGCAGCCTGGCGCATGTcatggcaggagctgctgccctgcctggacaaggcagctgagctgggcacCCGCCGGGACCTCTTCTTCCTACAGGGCCAGCACAAGGTGCAGCGTGTGCTGCTGGGCCACCAGgacagcagcctcctgccacTCATCCGCAGCGCCGTCCATGAGGGTTACCAGGAGGCCTTGCTGGGCACGCTGGATGAGG TTGCCTCTACAGCTGACGACGCAGGCATCGCAGCCCGGGCACTCGCCTGCATTGCTGatgtcctgggctgcatggcACACGGGGAAGGGGGCTTGAGGAGCGGACCTGCTGCCAACAGGGAGTGGGCTTCAGCTTTCGGCCGCCTGGAGAGTGGTGACATTGCTGGCGGGGTGCGAGAGCTGGCAGCCGAGCGGCAGAAGTGGATGAGCAG TCCAGCCCTGCTggtgagagcagctcggcaCTACGAAGGGGCCGAGCAGATCCTCATCCGGCAGGCTGTGATGTCCTCGTGCCAGTTTGTCACCGTGTGTCCAGTGGAGCTGCCACCCCTGGGGCACTGGGTGCAGGTGGCATGTCCAGCCCGCCTGGACCTCTCCG ggggctggagcgACACTCCTCCCATCACATATGAGCATGGCGGGGCCGTGGTGGACGTGGCGGTGCTGGTGGATGGGTGCCGACCCATTGGTGCCCGGGTGCGGCGCATCAGTGAGCCAGAGCTGCGCCTGGCCAGCCTCGGTGGGACGCCATGGGGAGAGGCGGCGGTGGAGCTGGTGTGCCACGAGCTGGGGGACTTGGGGAATTACTGCCAGCCACACGCACCAG gaGCCTTGCTCAAGGCTGCCTTCATATGCACAGAGATCGTACAGTTCCCTTCACAAAAGCCCTTGCGGGATCAGCTGATGGAGAACTTTGGAGGTGGCTTTGAGGTGCACACCTGGTCCAGGCTGCCGCACGGGTCTGGCCTCG GCACCAGCAGCATCCTCGCTGGAGCAGTGATGGCAGCACTGTACCGGGCAGCTGGGAAGGTTGCTGGCACCGAGTCCCTCatccatgctgtgctgcatctgGAGCAGAGGCTCACGACAG GTGGAGGTTGGCAGGACCAGGTGGGTGGGCTGGTGTCTGGCATCAAGATCGGGAGGTCGGAGGCCCGGCTGCCACTCAGGGTGGAGGTGGAGGAGATCCTGGTGCCTGAAGGCTTTGCACAGATCCTCAGTGACCACTTGCTGCTGGTTTACACGGGGAAGACTCGCCTGGCTCGCAACCTGCTCCAG GACGTGGTGAGGAACTGGTATGCCAGGCTGCCTTCCATCGTACAAAATGCTGATGCTCTGGTGAATAACGCCGAGGAGTGCGCCCGGGCCTTGAGGCAAG GAAACCTGCAGCTCATTGGCAAGTGCCTGGACGTCTACtggcagcagaagaaatgtatgGCCCCAGGCTGTGAGCCGCTGGCTGTCAGGCGCATGATGGATGCTCTGCAGCCTTATGTCTACGGGCAGTGCTTggctggggctggtggtggcGGCTTCCTTTACGTCTTAACCAAAGACCCTCAGCAAAAAGAGACTTTGCACCAAATCCTAGCAAAAACAGAG GGCCTGGGCAACTTCAGCATTCACAGCATTGAGGTGGACACCGGAGGTTTCTccatggaggtggtgggatGTGATCCTAACAGCAGCGCTCGCCCTGGAGAGGATGTGGCCACGTGA